In Clostridia bacterium, one genomic interval encodes:
- a CDS encoding acyl-CoA dehydratase activase: protein MDGLFLGVDLGSVSTNLVLIDNKDNVIEKLYLRTEGRPIKVLQKGFDILKDKIPNNIPILSAGCTGSGRQLASAIVGADIVKNEITAHGVAALNLVKDVNTIIEIGGQDSKIITISNSVITDFAMNTVCAAGTGSFLDRQASRLNVSIEKFGEIALKSKTPVRIAGRCAVFAESDMIHKQQLGHNEEDIINGLCHALVRNYLNNVAKGKTIKPPIIFQGGVAANVGIKRAFEEQLGFDVFVPKHYEVMGAIGVAILAKEKYTKQKKSSFKGLSIINNKFNVNSFQCNGCSNNCEVIELISNESIFARWGDRCGKWSSLKVKSNKMNAV, encoded by the coding sequence ATGGACGGGCTGTTTCTTGGAGTTGATTTAGGTTCTGTGAGCACAAACCTCGTTCTTATAGACAATAAAGATAATGTAATTGAAAAATTATACTTAAGGACTGAAGGAAGGCCTATCAAGGTTTTGCAAAAAGGTTTTGATATTTTAAAAGACAAAATACCTAATAACATTCCAATATTATCAGCTGGATGTACGGGAAGTGGTAGACAGCTAGCTTCTGCTATTGTAGGAGCGGATATTGTAAAGAATGAAATAACTGCTCATGGGGTAGCCGCTTTAAATTTAGTTAAAGATGTTAATACTATAATTGAGATTGGTGGCCAAGATTCAAAGATAATAACAATAAGCAACAGTGTGATCACAGACTTTGCTATGAATACTGTCTGTGCAGCTGGTACTGGATCATTTTTAGATAGGCAAGCATCTAGGTTAAATGTAAGTATAGAAAAGTTTGGAGAAATTGCTTTGAAATCTAAGACACCAGTGAGGATTGCAGGCAGATGCGCGGTTTTTGCTGAGTCAGATATGATTCACAAGCAACAGTTAGGGCATAATGAAGAAGATATAATAAATGGTCTTTGTCATGCATTGGTGAGAAATTATTTAAATAATGTTGCAAAAGGGAAAACTATCAAGCCACCAATAATATTTCAAGGAGGGGTTGCCGCCAATGTAGGAATTAAAAGGGCTTTTGAAGAGCAATTGGGATTTGACGTTTTTGTACCGAAACACTATGAAGTGATGGGTGCAATTGGCGTAGCTATCCTTGCTAAAGAAAAATACACAAAGCAGAAAAAATCTAGTTTCAAAGGGCTTTCTATCATAAATAACAAATTTAATGTTAATAGCTTTCAATGCAATGGTTGTTCAAACAATTGTGAAGTAATAGAGTTGATATCAAATGAAAGTATATTTGCAAGGTGGGGAGACCGTTGTGGTAAATGGTCCAGCCTAAAGGTAAAAAGCAATAAAATGAATGCAGTATAA
- a CDS encoding PocR ligand-binding domain-containing protein produces the protein MLNIDDIDIEQVIDIPVMEKLLNSFILATDLGTIFLDKQGEFKIVPQNYYKKCEFCKIIQDTEKGKDRCKASMLKAGKQAAELGEPYIYRCHAGLIEFSAPIMFKDYYLGSVSCGPVWMWEWDELAIKELLDRSKDLDISRESLIVASRNLKVLSSKNVQAAADLLFVTANHIAQTGMLVLKHRKELNEQQAKLAEAVFERKKAEETLKVLERKAVGCEYPIEKEKELLNMVRIGDRISAKAILNDLLGSIFFEMAGNLEVIKARMLELLVGISRAAVEGGAKLEKLLGMNYNFISELSNIDSFELLCQWIVKVLDIFLDTVYETRNVKNAKILSDALDFINENYNTDLSLDKVAQSVFISPYYLSHLFKEELNITFVEYLTSVRIENAKKLLDSTPLSIVAIAYEVGYEDASYFSKVFKKTVGLSPSQFRKGL, from the coding sequence ATGCTGAATATAGATGATATAGATATAGAACAAGTAATAGATATACCGGTAATGGAGAAATTATTAAATTCGTTTATATTAGCTACAGATTTAGGGACTATTTTCTTAGATAAACAGGGAGAATTTAAGATAGTTCCCCAAAATTATTATAAAAAGTGCGAATTTTGTAAAATAATTCAGGATACTGAAAAAGGGAAGGATAGATGTAAGGCATCTATGTTAAAGGCGGGAAAACAAGCCGCAGAATTAGGAGAGCCCTACATCTATAGATGTCATGCAGGACTTATAGAATTTTCAGCTCCTATAATGTTTAAAGATTACTATCTTGGAAGTGTGAGCTGTGGTCCAGTATGGATGTGGGAGTGGGACGAGCTGGCAATAAAGGAGCTGTTGGATAGGTCAAAAGACCTTGATATAAGCAGGGAATCGTTAATAGTTGCAAGCAGAAACCTTAAGGTGCTTTCCAGCAAAAATGTTCAGGCAGCTGCTGATTTGTTGTTTGTTACTGCTAATCATATAGCTCAGACTGGGATGCTGGTATTGAAGCATAGAAAAGAATTGAATGAACAGCAAGCTAAATTGGCAGAGGCAGTATTTGAAAGAAAAAAGGCAGAAGAAACTCTGAAAGTCCTTGAAAGAAAGGCTGTCGGATGTGAATATCCTATTGAAAAAGAAAAAGAATTATTAAATATGGTAAGGATAGGAGATAGAATAAGTGCAAAAGCCATATTGAATGATTTGTTAGGTAGTATATTTTTTGAGATGGCAGGAAATCTAGAAGTGATAAAGGCCAGGATGCTAGAATTATTGGTAGGCATCTCAAGAGCTGCTGTAGAAGGTGGAGCAAAATTAGAAAAATTGCTAGGCATGAACTATAATTTTATAAGCGAACTTTCAAATATTGATTCCTTTGAACTATTATGCCAGTGGATCGTAAAAGTATTGGATATATTTTTAGATACAGTATATGAAACTAGAAACGTAAAAAACGCTAAGATATTGAGTGATGCATTGGATTTTATAAATGAGAACTATAATACTGATTTATCCTTGGATAAAGTCGCACAAAGTGTATTTATAAGCCCGTATTATTTGAGTCATCTTTTTAAAGAAGAGCTAAACATAACTTTTGTTGAATATCTGACCAGTGTAAGGATAGAAAACGCAAAGAAATTATTAGATTCCACGCCTTTATCTATTGTTGCAATAGCTTATGAGGTAGGCTACGAAGATGCTAGCTATTTTAGCAAGGTATTTAAAAAAACTGTGGGATTATCACCTAGTCAATTCAGAAAGGGCCTTTAG
- a CDS encoding CoA protein activase produces MKITFPHMGNVYMAAKGLMDYLEIDVIVPPLCSSETLEIGTKYSPELACLPLKINLGNYIQSIERGADTIMLTGSCGPCRFGYYGIVQQKILEDLGYDVDIIIFDPPRGNIMQLIRRANKIFGGKKIKKIVQGFKKAYEIICRADYLDKLSFEVRPREKVAGQTDRIYMDYRRRVMNAVGPDDILKEIDHAVNKLLLIDTDYSREMVRIGIVGEIYTIIEPFVNLFIEQKLGNLGVEVNRSMSISSWINNTFSRFIGVEKEQEINDAAKPYLDLCIGGHARQCIGNTVLYSQQGYDGVIQILPFTCMPEIVAQSILPTVERDCNIPIMSLVVDELTGEAGYMTRLEAFVDLIRRRKERRELEDGRAVSWS; encoded by the coding sequence ATGAAAATTACATTTCCACACATGGGTAATGTTTATATGGCTGCAAAAGGATTGATGGATTATTTAGAAATTGATGTTATTGTGCCTCCATTATGCAGCAGTGAGACTTTAGAGATTGGCACAAAATATTCTCCTGAATTAGCATGTTTGCCGTTGAAGATAAACCTTGGAAACTATATACAGAGTATAGAGAGGGGGGCAGATACTATAATGCTTACAGGAAGTTGTGGCCCCTGCAGGTTTGGATATTATGGGATTGTCCAACAAAAGATACTAGAAGATTTAGGATATGATGTAGATATAATAATATTTGATCCTCCGAGAGGCAACATCATGCAATTAATTAGGCGTGCCAACAAAATATTTGGTGGAAAAAAGATCAAAAAGATTGTCCAAGGATTCAAAAAAGCCTATGAGATAATATGTCGTGCCGATTATCTAGACAAGCTATCCTTTGAGGTAAGACCTAGGGAAAAGGTTGCTGGGCAAACCGATAGAATTTATATGGATTATAGAAGAAGGGTAATGAATGCAGTTGGACCGGATGATATTCTCAAAGAGATTGACCATGCTGTAAATAAGCTTTTACTCATAGATACTGATTATAGTAGGGAAATGGTGAGAATTGGAATTGTAGGAGAAATATATACAATAATTGAACCGTTTGTGAATTTATTTATAGAGCAGAAATTAGGAAATTTAGGGGTAGAAGTGAATAGATCCATGAGTATTAGCAGCTGGATAAACAATACTTTCTCTAGGTTTATAGGGGTGGAAAAAGAACAGGAAATAAATGATGCTGCAAAGCCATATTTAGATTTATGTATTGGAGGGCATGCACGGCAATGTATAGGTAATACAGTATTATATTCACAACAGGGCTATGATGGTGTTATACAGATACTACCTTTTACTTGTATGCCGGAAATAGTGGCACAATCTATTCTTCCTACCGTAGAGAGAGATTGTAATATACCAATAATGAGCCTTGTTGTGGATGAATTGACAGGTGAAGCAGGATATATGACAAGATTAGAAGCCTTTGTAGATTTGATAAGGCGAAGAAAAGAAAGGAGAGAGCTGGAAGATGGACGGGCTGTTTCTTGGAGTTGA